From the Labrus mixtus chromosome 17, fLabMix1.1, whole genome shotgun sequence genome, one window contains:
- the LOC132992264 gene encoding proteinase-activated receptor 3, with amino-acid sequence MGRHLLFLLVLVLCLSVTLQKKGKKKNKGHRKNEISVVEPRTFKGKPDHQGIFIVVLNGTQAPVSSHSPPALRSLSNSTKEYLLGALSTRIIPVVYVLVVTVGVPANVGILCMLATKIRKVSSAILYSSLAVSDLFLLLSLFFKAHYHLHGNHWVLGEAACRMVTACFYGNLYCSAQTLACISVKRYLAVVHPFMYKRLPKRMYTACVSLAVWGVFGAAVVPELLVQQSYWLPEVGRKTCHDVLPLDYDSHVYLLYYNLCLTFFGLLVPLVVTVICFARIICELQRSHNDWATYIKASSLVFGIFLLCFTPAGVLHFLHYVRLFADGTESLYVYFQAAVCLCCVHACLDPFLFLLMSKSAGSSLYFRPFKGKTLSISL; translated from the exons ATGGGGCGACATCTTTTATTTCTCCTTGTTTTGGTCCTCTGTCTGAGTGTTACACTTCAAAAGAAAG ggaaaaagaagaataaagggCACAGGAAGAATGAGATTTCTGTCGTCGAGCCCAGAACTTTTAAAGGCAAGCCGGACCATCAGGGCATATTTATTGTCGTCCTAAACGGGACTCAGGCTCCCGTCTCATCTCACTCCCCTCCAGCACTGCGGTCTCTAAGCAACAGCACAAAGGAGTACCTCCTTGGCGCTCTGAGCACGCGGATCATCCCCGTCGTTTACGTTCTAGTCGTCACTGTCGGGGTCCCGGCCAATGTCGGCATCTTGTGCATGCTCGCCACCAAAATCAGAAAAGTGTCGTCGGCCATCCTCTACAGCAGCCTGGCGGTCTCagacctcttcctcctcctctccctatTCTTCAAGGCTCACTACCATCTCCATGGAAACCACTGGGTGCTCGGGGAGGCCGCCTGTCGAATGGTCACGGCCTGTTTCTATGGCAACCTGTACTGCTCGGCCCAGACGCTGGCCTGCATCAGCGTCAAGCGCTACCTGGCCGTGGTGCACCCGTTCATGTACAAAAGACTCCCCAAGAGGATGTACACGGCGTGTGTCAGCCTCGCCGTGTGGGGGGTGTTTGGCGCCGCGGTTGTCCCTGAACTCCTCGTGCAGCAAAGCTATTGGCTCCCCGAGGTGGGCCGCAAAACCTGCCACGATGTCCTACCTCTGGACTACGACTCCCATGTCTACCTGCTTTACTACAACCtgtgtttaaccttttttgGCCTCCTGGTTCCTCTCGTGGTGACGGTCATTTGCTTCGCCCGGATAATCTGCGAGCTGCAGCGATCGCACAACGATTGGGCGACGTACATCAAGGCCAGCTCTCTGGTGTTTGGCATCTTCCTGCTGTGTTTCACCCCCGCTGGAGTGCTGCACTTCCTCCACTACGTGCGGCTATTTGCGGATGGAACGGAAAGTTTGTACGTCTATTTTCAAGCAGCGGTGTGTCTGTGCTGCGTCCACGCCTGCCTTGACCCCTTCCTCTTTCTGCTCATGTCCAAGTCTGCAGGATCCAGCCTCTACTTCAGGCCTTTTAAAGGCAAAACGTTGAGCATTTCTTTGTGA